A portion of the Lolium rigidum isolate FL_2022 chromosome 1, APGP_CSIRO_Lrig_0.1, whole genome shotgun sequence genome contains these proteins:
- the LOC124683747 gene encoding uncharacterized protein LOC124683747: MAPPLHTSHRRSEGTVRCASSSSTPSSKESSREPPNRAQTRRFHPQLRRRNCQFRPPSSSSGQTEHTTSFPASSRTPDAISRILVRPVSVVPVLTCKYPPWFLLSLSSAVVGSNRARLCSSSTSSQQRSDLMAVDPSI, from the exons ATGGCACCGCCGCTCCACACCTCCCATCGTCGTTCTGAGGGCACTGTTAGATGCGCCTCGTCATCCTCTACACCCTCGTCCAAGGAATCGAGCCGAGAGCCTCCCAATCGAGCGCAAACTCGCCGATTCCATCCTCAACTCCGGCGAAGAAATTGTCAATTCCggccgccctcgtcctcctccggccaaaccgAGCACACCACCTCCTTCCCCGCGTCGAGCCGCACCCCCGACGCCATCTCTCGCATCCTGGTTCGTCCCGTCTCCGTCGTCCCCGTGCTCACCTGCAAGTATCCGCCATGGTTTCTTCTGTCCCTGAGCTCCGCCGTGGTCGGCTCTAATAGGGCGCGATTATGCTCCTCTTCAACATCTTCACAGCAGCGCAGTG ATCTCATGGCTGTAGATCCTTCAATTTAG